CTACGCGGGCGAGCCGGTGCCGGAGAGAGAGTACGAAGGACACCTGCTCAGGCACGCCGTCGAGGAGGCCGTGGAGCGGGTGTCGCGGGCCAGGAGCACGCTCGTCGAGCTCAGGGACGGCTTCGTGGACGGGCTCAAGCTCGCGCTGGTGATCCTGCCGACCATCCTGGCCGTCGGCCTTCTGGCGATACTGCTTGCGGAGAACACCCCCATCTTCCAGTGGCTGGGCAGGCCCGTGGAGCCGGTGCTCGCGCTGCTCGGGCTGCCGGACGCGGAGATCATCGCCCCGGCGACCCTCATCGGGATAACCGAGATGTTCCTGCCGGCGCTGCTCGTCACCGAGGCGGCCGTGGCGGCGAAGTTCTTCATCGCCGTGCTCTCGATCAGCCAGATCCTGTTCTTCTCCGCGACCATCCCGCTCCTGCTGGAGATAGACGTCCCGGTGAGGTTGTGGGAGACGATCGTGCTCTTCCTGCTGAGGACAGTGCTCGCGATCCCGCTCGTCGCCCTGATGACGCACCTGATCTTCTAGGAGACCGTGGCGGGAGAGGTGCATCTGGACGCGCTGGACTTCGCGGGCGTGGCGGCCGTCGCGCGCCGCGGGGTGCGCGTCGCCGTGAGCCCGGAGGTCCGCGAGCGGGTGCGGGCCTTCCGCGCCCACGTCGAGCGCATAGCCGCCTCGGACGAGGCGGTCTACGGCGTCACCACCGGCTTCGGCGCGCTGGCGACCGTCCGGATACCACCTGAAGAGCGCCGCGAGTTGCAGCACGCCATCCTGCGCTCCCACGCCGCCGGCATGGGTCCTTTCGTGGAGCCCGAGGTGGTGCGTGCGATGATGCTCCTCCGGGCCAGGACCCTCGCCATGGGGCACTCGGGCGTCCGGCCCGGGCTCCTCGACGCCCTCGTGGCGATGCTCAACGCCGGGGTGACCCCCGCCGTCCCGGAGCACGGCTCGCTCGGCGCGAGCGGCGACCTCGCGCCCCTGGCCCACGCCGCCCTGTGCCTGACCGGGGAGGGATGGGCGCTCGAGGCCGGGGAGGCCGTCCCCGCCCGCGACGCACTGGCTAGGGCGGGCCTCGAGCCGGTGGAGCTGGAGGCCAAGGAGGGGCTCGCCCTCGTCAACGGCACCGACGGGATGCTGGCGGTACTGATCCTGGCCCTTGAGGACCTGAGGCTGCTTCTCAAGACGGCGGACGTGACGGCGGCGATGTCCATCGAGGCGCTCCTCGGCACCGACCGGGTCTACCGGGAGGAGCTGCACGCCCTGAGGCCCCACCCCGGCCAGCTCGCGAGCGCCCGCAACATACACCGTCTGCTCGCGGGAAGCCCCATCGTCGCCTCTCACCGCGAGTCCCCGCACCTGGTGCAGGACGCCTACTCGCTGCGCTGCACCCCGCAGGTCTGCGGGGCGGCGCGGGACACGCTCGCCTTCGCGGAGGAGATCGCCCGCCGGGAGCTCGCCTCCACCACGGACAACCCGCTCGTCCTGGAGGACGGCTCGGTTGAGAGCTGCGGGCACTTCCACGGCGAGCCGCTGGCCTTCGCGCTGGATTTTTTGGCCGTCGCCGCCGCGGAGGTCGGCGCCATCGCCGAGCGCCGCACCGACCGGATGCTGGACCCGGCCCGCTCCCAGGGGCTGCCGCCGTTCCTGGTCCCGCGCGCCGGCACCAACTCCGGCTTCATGGTCGCCCAGTACACCGCCGCCTCGCTCGCCGAGGAGAACCGGCGGCTGGCGAACCCGGCGAGCACCGGCTCCCTGCCGACCTCCGCCATGCAGGAGGACCACGTCTCGATGGGCTGGAGCGCGGGCCTGAAGCTCCGCAGGGTGCTGCGCAACCTGGCCCGCATCCTCGCCGTCGAGGCGCTCTGCGCCGCCCAGGCGCTCGACCTGCGCGCTCCGCTCGAGCCCGCGCCCGCCACCGGCGCCGCGCGGGAGCGTCTCCGGCGCGAGGTGCCGTTCGTGGAGAGGGACCTCTTCCTCGCCGCCCACCTGAAGACCGCCGAGGAGCTGGTGCTCTCCGGGGCGCTCGTCGAAGCCGCCGGGGAGGTGGTGGAGCTGGGATGAACCCGGAGCGCGTAAGAGAACGCATCGAGGAGCTCTTCGCCCTGGCCCCCGACCCCCGTGGCGGGGCGACCCGCCTGGCCTACTCCCCGGAGGAGGCGCGGGCGATGCGGCTCGTGGCCGGCTGGCTGGAGGAGGCGGGCCTCCGGGCGCGCCTCGACCGCTTCGGGAACCTGTGGGGGCTGCCGGCTACCGCCGGATGGTTCGTGACCAGCGGATCGCACGTGGACACCGTTCCGAACGGCGGGCGCCTCGACGGCGCTCTGGGGACCGTGCTCGCCGTCGAGGCCGCGGGGGAGCTCGGCGGTCGTTTCGGCGTGCTGGTGTGCGCGGGGGAGGAGGCTCCCAGGTTCGGGGCCGGGACCCTGGGTTCCCGCCAGCTCGCCGGAAGGCTCGGGGAGGCGGAGCTCGCGCGGATGCGGGACGCGGGCGGGATCTCGGCGCTCGCGGCGCGGGAGGAGTTCCTCGGGCTGCTGCCGGAGATCCCGCGCCTGGAGGAGCCGGACCCTCTCTCCCGGGTCGCCGCGCACCTGGAGGTGCACGTAGAGCAGCGGCGGGGCCTGAGGGGGGAGGGGGCCTCGGTCGGCGTCGTTACGGCGGTGGCCGGACCGGCGCGCTACCGGCTGCGCTTTACGGGGGAGAGCGGGCACTCGGGGGAGGCCCGGATGCGCGAGCGCCGCGACGCCCTGTGCGCGGCGGCGGAGGTGATCCTGCTCGCGGAGAGCCTCGCCCGCAAGGCCGCCGCCACGGTCGCAACCGTTGCGACCGTAGCGGCGGAGCCGGGCTCCATCACCGCCGTCCCCGGCCGGGTGGAGCTCGGCCTCGACGTGCGCGGCGCCGACCTCGGGGAGCGGGAGGAGCTCGTACGGCTCCTGCTGGAGCGGGGGCGCGAAATCTGCGCGCGCAGGGGCGTGGGCTTCACCCACCGGTGCCTCTCCCGGTCGGAGCCGGTGGCGCTGGACGAGAGGGTGGTGGAGCTGGCGGAGCGCGTCGCCCGCGCTGAGGGCATCCCGGCGAGAAGGTGTATCAG
The Rubrobacter xylanophilus genome window above contains:
- the hutH gene encoding histidine ammonia-lyase, which translates into the protein MAGEVHLDALDFAGVAAVARRGVRVAVSPEVRERVRAFRAHVERIAASDEAVYGVTTGFGALATVRIPPEERRELQHAILRSHAAGMGPFVEPEVVRAMMLLRARTLAMGHSGVRPGLLDALVAMLNAGVTPAVPEHGSLGASGDLAPLAHAALCLTGEGWALEAGEAVPARDALARAGLEPVELEAKEGLALVNGTDGMLAVLILALEDLRLLLKTADVTAAMSIEALLGTDRVYREELHALRPHPGQLASARNIHRLLAGSPIVASHRESPHLVQDAYSLRCTPQVCGAARDTLAFAEEIARRELASTTDNPLVLEDGSVESCGHFHGEPLAFALDFLAVAAAEVGAIAERRTDRMLDPARSQGLPPFLVPRAGTNSGFMVAQYTAASLAEENRRLANPASTGSLPTSAMQEDHVSMGWSAGLKLRRVLRNLARILAVEALCAAQALDLRAPLEPAPATGAARERLRREVPFVERDLFLAAHLKTAEELVLSGALVEAAGEVVELG
- a CDS encoding Zn-dependent hydrolase — protein: MNPERVRERIEELFALAPDPRGGATRLAYSPEEARAMRLVAGWLEEAGLRARLDRFGNLWGLPATAGWFVTSGSHVDTVPNGGRLDGALGTVLAVEAAGELGGRFGVLVCAGEEAPRFGAGTLGSRQLAGRLGEAELARMRDAGGISALAAREEFLGLLPEIPRLEEPDPLSRVAAHLEVHVEQRRGLRGEGASVGVVTAVAGPARYRLRFTGESGHSGEARMRERRDALCAAAEVILLAESLARKAAATVATVATVAAEPGSITAVPGRVELGLDVRGADLGEREELVRLLLERGREICARRGVGFTHRCLSRSEPVALDERVVELAERVARAEGIPARRCISYAGHDAQHLAGRLPAALLFAASSNGVSHAPGEEMEKGDLENACRMAAALLQALESEYGGER